A region from the Triticum aestivum cultivar Chinese Spring chromosome 3D, IWGSC CS RefSeq v2.1, whole genome shotgun sequence genome encodes:
- the LOC123075183 gene encoding probable CCR4-associated factor 1 homolog 11, with amino-acid sequence MQRGRVGVNPAAGKFAMFPPPPPRFKFNHMFPVQVVQPPPFAYHAVPLPPVQPQLAVQVRPVWAGNFNEEWGYLQSFAAPARYVAVHVHYPGLVHAAGQDLSSLTVEHRYALMKANVDGLKPLQVGIAVCDHQGQQVAWEFSLRDFSRLADPHDDKALDYLARRGLDLDTLRNHGVDAYMLGALLMGSGLIGAGHGRPLSWITHAGAYHVAYLLKIVTGGAPLPHDVAGFVGAMRYYLGQQVYDVATMAAGCPGMPVGLDSIAANLRIHPPWGSPRLAGAAGVRALLAFRILKQGQLGGNVERFRGLLQGLQH; translated from the coding sequence ATGCAGCGTGGACGCGTCGGCGTGAACCCGGCCGCCGGCAAGTTCGCCATgtttccaccgccgccgccgcgcttcaaGTTCAACCACATGTTTCCCGTGCAGGTGGTGCAGCCCCCGCCGTTTGCCTACCACGCGGTTCCCCTGCCGCCGGTACAGCCGCAGCTGGCGGTCCAGGTGCGCCCTGTGTGGGCGGGGAACTTCAATGAAGAGTGGGGGTACCTCCAGAGCTTCGCCGCGCCCGCCCGCTATGTCGCTGTCCACGTGCACTACCCGGGCCTCGTCCACGCCGCCGGACAGGACCTCAGCAGCCTGACGGTGGAGCACCGCTACGCGCTCATGAAGGCCAACGTGGACGGCCTCAAGCCGCTCCAGGTCGGCATCGCCGTCTGCGACCACCAAGGCCAGCAGGTCGCCTGGGAGTTCAGCCTCCGCGACTTTTCCCGCCTCGCCGACCCGCACGACGACAAGGCCCTCGACTACCTCGCCCGCCGCGGCCTCGACCTCGACACGCTCCGTAACCACGGCGTCGACGCCTACATGCTCGGCGCGCTGCTCATGGGCTCCGGCCTCATCGGCGCCGGACACGGGCGGCCGCTGTCGTGGATCACCCACGCCGGTGCCTACCACGTGGCGTATCTCCTCAAGATCGTCACGGGCGGCGCCCCGCTGCCGCACGACGTGGCCGGGTTCGTCGGCGCCATGCGGTATTACCTGGGCCAGCAGGTCTACGACGTTGCGACGATGGCGGCCGGCTGCCCGGGCATGCCGGTGGGGCTGGACAGCATCGCCGCTAACCTGCGCATCCATCCGCCGTGGGGGAGCCCACGCCTCGCAGGCGCCGCCGGCGTGCGCGCGCTTCTGGCCTTCAGGATTTTGAAGCAAGGGCAGTTGGGCGGCAACGTGGAGAGGTTCCGAGGCCTGCTCCAGGGACTGCAGCATTAG